The following are from one region of the Acanthopagrus latus isolate v.2019 chromosome 2, fAcaLat1.1, whole genome shotgun sequence genome:
- the ech1 gene encoding delta(3,5)-Delta(2,4)-dienoyl-CoA isomerase, mitochondrial: MLSTFFRSALSTYRGLWLPAQVAVRSMSSSGGPGSPYTSLAISQPAEFITHVELNRPEKRNAMNKVFWSEMVDCFNAIAGDPDCRVVVVSGAGKLFTAGIDLMDMAGDVLQPEGDDMARTSWNMRKIISKYQETFSIIEKCPKPVVVAIHGACVGGGVDLITACDIRLCTQDAWFQVKEVDIGLAADVGTLQRLPKVIGSRSLVNELALTARKMYADEAKSSGLVSRVFADKEAMLAGALEIAGEIAGRSPVAVQGTKVNLIYSRDHSVAEGLDYMATWNMSMLQTADVMKSAQASMEKKSPKSIVFSKL; the protein is encoded by the exons atgtTATCAACTTTCTTCAGGTCAGCGCTGTCGACAT ATCGCGGGCTGTGGCTGCCGGCTCAGGTCGCCGTCAGATCCATGTCTTCTTCCGGCGGTCCTGGATCTCCGTACACCTCGCTGGCCATCAGCCAGCCAGCAGAGTTCATCACACATGTGGAGCTGAACCGTCCTGAGAAACGCAACGCCATGAACAAAGTCTTCTGGAG TGAGATGGTGGACTGCTTTAATGCGATCGCAGGAGACCCAGACTGCAGAGTGGTGGTGGTTTCTGGAGCAGGGAAGCTCTTCACAGCTG GTATCGACCTGATGGACATGGCCGGCGACGTCCTCCAACCAGAGGGCGACGACATGGCCAGAACTTCCTGGAACATGCGAAAAATAATCTCCAAGTACCAAGAGACGTTCTCTATCATCGAGAAG TGTCCGAAGCCCGTGGTGGTGGCCATCCACGGCGCCTGTGTTGGAGGAG GTGTTGATCTGATCACAGCCTGTGATATCCGTCTGTGTACGCAGGACGCCTGGTTCCAGGTGAAG GAAGTGGATATCGGACTGGCAGCAGATGTTGGAACTCTTCAGAGACTTCCTAAAGTCATCGGCAGCCGCAG CCTGGTGAACGAGTTGGCTCTGACCGCCAGGAAGATGTACGCTGATGAGGCCAAGAGCAGCGGACTGGTCAG CCGAGTGTTTGCAGACAAGGAGGCCATGTTGGCCGGAGCGTTGGAGATAGCCGGGGAGATCGCCGGTCGCAGCCCCGTCGCTGTTCAGGGCACCAAAGTCAACCTCATCTACTCCAGAGACCACAGTGTGGCCGAGGGGCTGGACTACATG gCCACCTGGAACATGAGCATGCTTCAGACTGCAGATGTGATGAAGTCGGCTCAGGCCTCCATGGAGAAGAAAAGTCCCAAATCAATCGTCTTCTCCAAACTTTAG
- the LOC119032411 gene encoding heterogeneous nuclear ribonucleoprotein L-like isoform X1, producing MATAASRYYSEDGRATKRQKTDGMATGYEDPHKTLPSVVVHVRGLVDGVTEADLVEALQEFGAISYVVVMPKKRQALVEYEDMNGSSTAVTYAADNQVYIAGHPAFINYSTSQKISRPGDSDDSRSVNNVLLLTIMNPIYPITTDVLYTICNNCGPVQRIVIFRKNGVQAMVEFDSVQSAQRAKASLNGADIYSGCCTLKIEYAKPTRLNVFKNDQDTWDYTNPNLGGPDGDADGNGSNAEDVNANPNKRQRQPALLGDHPPEYGGGYHGYDESYGSPPYEGRRMGPPMRGRGGRSYGPGYGPPPPPPGEYGGHAESPVVMLYGLDPTKMNADRVFNIFCLYGNVERVKFMKSKPGAAMVEMGDCYAVDRAISHLNNNFLFGQRMNVCVSKQQAIVPGQCYELEDGTSSFKDFHGSRNNRFTSPEQAAKNRIQHPSNVLHFFNAQPDVTPEVFSQICEEIGIKCPVNVKMFTGKSGAAPSDRSASGLLEWESINDAMEALAMMNHYQMKNAGNMSEVVPLSVSGAEQGFRQKKAGPYPYTLKLCFSTVQHAN from the exons ATGGCTACCGCAGCGAGCCGTTACTACAGCGAAGACGGCAGGGCAACGAAACGACAGAAAACCGACGGAATGGCCACG GGATATGAGGATCCACACAAGACCCTTCCTTCTGTGGTGGTCCATGTCCGGGGGCTGGTGGACGGTGTCACGGAGGCCGACCTTGTGGAGGCCTTGCAGGAATTTGGAGCGATcag ctATGTGGTGGTGATGCCCAAAAAGCGCCAGGCCCTGGTGGAGTACGAAGACATGAACGGATCGTCCACAGCTGTAACCTATGCTGCAGACAACCAAGTCTACATCGCCGGTCACCCAGCCTTCATCAACTACTCAACTAGCCAGAAGATCTCCAGGCCAGGAGACTCGGATGACTCCAGAAGTGTTAACAATGTTCTCCTGCTCACCATCATGAACCCCATCTACCCCATCACCACG GATGTCCTCTACACTATCTGCAACAACTGTGGGCCTGTCCAGAGAATCGTCATCTTCAGGAAGAACGGCGTCCAGGCCATGGTTGA ATTTGACTCTGTGCAAAGCGCCCAGCGGGCCAAGGCCTCCCTGAACGGTGCCGACATCTACTCTGGCTGCTGCACGCTGAAGATCGAGTATGCAAAG CCCACCCGTCTGAATGTGTTCAAGAATGACCAAGACACTTGGGACTACACAAACCCTAACCTAGGAGGACCAG ATGGTGATGCAGATGGCAATGGGAGcaatgcag aggatgtgaaTGCCAACCCCAACAAGCGTCAGAGACAGCCTGCTCTGCTGGGCGACCACCCTCCAGAGTACG GTGGTGGTTACCATGGCTACGACGAGAGCTATGGATCTCCGCCCTACGAGGGTCGGCGCATGGGTCCCCCGATGAGAGGCCGCGGGGGGAGAAGCTACGGGCCCGGCTACggacctcctccccctcctcctggaGAGTACGGCGGCCACGCTGAGTCTCCAGTCGTCATGTTGTATGGACTGGACCCAACCAAGATGAACGCCGACCGTGTCTTCAATATCTTCTGTCTCTATGGAAACGTGGAGCGG GTGAAGTTCATGAAGAGTAAGCCCGGTGCCGCCATGGTGGAGATGGGAGACTGCTACGCTGTGGATCGCGCCATCAGTCACCTCAACAACAACTTCCTCTTCGGACAGAGAATGAACGTGTG CGTGTCCAAGCAGCAAGCCATCGTTCCCGGTCAGTGTTACGAGCTGGAGGACGGCACAAGTAGTTTCAAAGACTTCCACGGCTCCAGGAACAACCGGTTCACCTCCCCAGAACAGGCGGCCAAGAACCGCATCCAGCACCCGAGCAACGTGTTGCACTTCTTCAACGCCCAGCCCGACGTCACGCCAGAGGTTTTCTCTCAG ATTTGTGAAGAGATCGGTATCAAGTGTCCCGTCAACGTCAAAATGTTCACAGGAAAGA GTGGCGCAGCTCCCAGTGACCGCAGCGCTTCAGGTCTGTTAGAGTGGGAGTCCATCAATGATGCCATGGAGGCTCTGGCCATGATGAACCACTACCAGATGAAAAACGCAGGTAACATGTCTGAGGTTGTTCCCCTAAGCGTCTCTGGTGCTGAGCAGggtttcagacagaaaaaag CTGGTCCGTACCCGTACACCCTCAAACTGTGCTTCTCCACCGTTCAGCACGCCAACTGA
- the LOC119032411 gene encoding heterogeneous nuclear ribonucleoprotein L-like isoform X2 gives MATAASRYYSEDGRATKRQKTDGMATGYEDPHKTLPSVVVHVRGLVDGVTEADLVEALQEFGAISYVVVMPKKRQALVEYEDMNGSSTAVTYAADNQVYIAGHPAFINYSTSQKISRPGDSDDSRSVNNVLLLTIMNPIYPITTDVLYTICNNCGPVQRIVIFRKNGVQAMVEFDSVQSAQRAKASLNGADIYSGCCTLKIEYAKPTRLNVFKNDQDTWDYTNPNLGGPEDVNANPNKRQRQPALLGDHPPEYGGGYHGYDESYGSPPYEGRRMGPPMRGRGGRSYGPGYGPPPPPPGEYGGHAESPVVMLYGLDPTKMNADRVFNIFCLYGNVERVKFMKSKPGAAMVEMGDCYAVDRAISHLNNNFLFGQRMNVCVSKQQAIVPGQCYELEDGTSSFKDFHGSRNNRFTSPEQAAKNRIQHPSNVLHFFNAQPDVTPEVFSQICEEIGIKCPVNVKMFTGKSGAAPSDRSASGLLEWESINDAMEALAMMNHYQMKNAGNMSEVVPLSVSGAEQGFRQKKAGPYPYTLKLCFSTVQHAN, from the exons ATGGCTACCGCAGCGAGCCGTTACTACAGCGAAGACGGCAGGGCAACGAAACGACAGAAAACCGACGGAATGGCCACG GGATATGAGGATCCACACAAGACCCTTCCTTCTGTGGTGGTCCATGTCCGGGGGCTGGTGGACGGTGTCACGGAGGCCGACCTTGTGGAGGCCTTGCAGGAATTTGGAGCGATcag ctATGTGGTGGTGATGCCCAAAAAGCGCCAGGCCCTGGTGGAGTACGAAGACATGAACGGATCGTCCACAGCTGTAACCTATGCTGCAGACAACCAAGTCTACATCGCCGGTCACCCAGCCTTCATCAACTACTCAACTAGCCAGAAGATCTCCAGGCCAGGAGACTCGGATGACTCCAGAAGTGTTAACAATGTTCTCCTGCTCACCATCATGAACCCCATCTACCCCATCACCACG GATGTCCTCTACACTATCTGCAACAACTGTGGGCCTGTCCAGAGAATCGTCATCTTCAGGAAGAACGGCGTCCAGGCCATGGTTGA ATTTGACTCTGTGCAAAGCGCCCAGCGGGCCAAGGCCTCCCTGAACGGTGCCGACATCTACTCTGGCTGCTGCACGCTGAAGATCGAGTATGCAAAG CCCACCCGTCTGAATGTGTTCAAGAATGACCAAGACACTTGGGACTACACAAACCCTAACCTAGGAGGACCAG aggatgtgaaTGCCAACCCCAACAAGCGTCAGAGACAGCCTGCTCTGCTGGGCGACCACCCTCCAGAGTACG GTGGTGGTTACCATGGCTACGACGAGAGCTATGGATCTCCGCCCTACGAGGGTCGGCGCATGGGTCCCCCGATGAGAGGCCGCGGGGGGAGAAGCTACGGGCCCGGCTACggacctcctccccctcctcctggaGAGTACGGCGGCCACGCTGAGTCTCCAGTCGTCATGTTGTATGGACTGGACCCAACCAAGATGAACGCCGACCGTGTCTTCAATATCTTCTGTCTCTATGGAAACGTGGAGCGG GTGAAGTTCATGAAGAGTAAGCCCGGTGCCGCCATGGTGGAGATGGGAGACTGCTACGCTGTGGATCGCGCCATCAGTCACCTCAACAACAACTTCCTCTTCGGACAGAGAATGAACGTGTG CGTGTCCAAGCAGCAAGCCATCGTTCCCGGTCAGTGTTACGAGCTGGAGGACGGCACAAGTAGTTTCAAAGACTTCCACGGCTCCAGGAACAACCGGTTCACCTCCCCAGAACAGGCGGCCAAGAACCGCATCCAGCACCCGAGCAACGTGTTGCACTTCTTCAACGCCCAGCCCGACGTCACGCCAGAGGTTTTCTCTCAG ATTTGTGAAGAGATCGGTATCAAGTGTCCCGTCAACGTCAAAATGTTCACAGGAAAGA GTGGCGCAGCTCCCAGTGACCGCAGCGCTTCAGGTCTGTTAGAGTGGGAGTCCATCAATGATGCCATGGAGGCTCTGGCCATGATGAACCACTACCAGATGAAAAACGCAGGTAACATGTCTGAGGTTGTTCCCCTAAGCGTCTCTGGTGCTGAGCAGggtttcagacagaaaaaag CTGGTCCGTACCCGTACACCCTCAAACTGTGCTTCTCCACCGTTCAGCACGCCAACTGA
- the LOC119032411 gene encoding heterogeneous nuclear ribonucleoprotein L-like isoform X3 codes for MATAASRYYSEDGRATKRQKTDGMATGYEDPHKTLPSVVVHVRGLVDGVTEADLVEALQEFGAISYVVVMPKKRQALVEYEDMNGSSTAVTYAADNQVYIAGHPAFINYSTSQKISRPGDSDDSRSVNNVLLLTIMNPIYPITTDVLYTICNNCGPVQRIVIFRKNGVQAMVEFDSVQSAQRAKASLNGADIYSGCCTLKIEYAKPTRLNVFKNDQDTWDYTNPNLGGPDGDADGNGSNAEDVNANPNKRQRQPALLGDHPPEYGGGYHGYDESYGSPPYEGRRMGPPMRGRGGRSYGPGYGPPPPPPGEYGGHAESPVVMLYGLDPTKMNADRVFNIFCLYGNVERVKFMKSKPGAAMVEMGDCYAVDRAISHLNNNFLFGQRMNVCVSKQQAIVPGQCYELEDGTSSFKDFHGSRNNRFTSPEQAAKNRIQHPSNVLHFFNAQPDVTPEVFSQICEEIGIKCPVNVKMFTGKSGAAPSDRSASGLLEWESINDAMEALAMMNHYQMKNAAGPYPYTLKLCFSTVQHAN; via the exons ATGGCTACCGCAGCGAGCCGTTACTACAGCGAAGACGGCAGGGCAACGAAACGACAGAAAACCGACGGAATGGCCACG GGATATGAGGATCCACACAAGACCCTTCCTTCTGTGGTGGTCCATGTCCGGGGGCTGGTGGACGGTGTCACGGAGGCCGACCTTGTGGAGGCCTTGCAGGAATTTGGAGCGATcag ctATGTGGTGGTGATGCCCAAAAAGCGCCAGGCCCTGGTGGAGTACGAAGACATGAACGGATCGTCCACAGCTGTAACCTATGCTGCAGACAACCAAGTCTACATCGCCGGTCACCCAGCCTTCATCAACTACTCAACTAGCCAGAAGATCTCCAGGCCAGGAGACTCGGATGACTCCAGAAGTGTTAACAATGTTCTCCTGCTCACCATCATGAACCCCATCTACCCCATCACCACG GATGTCCTCTACACTATCTGCAACAACTGTGGGCCTGTCCAGAGAATCGTCATCTTCAGGAAGAACGGCGTCCAGGCCATGGTTGA ATTTGACTCTGTGCAAAGCGCCCAGCGGGCCAAGGCCTCCCTGAACGGTGCCGACATCTACTCTGGCTGCTGCACGCTGAAGATCGAGTATGCAAAG CCCACCCGTCTGAATGTGTTCAAGAATGACCAAGACACTTGGGACTACACAAACCCTAACCTAGGAGGACCAG ATGGTGATGCAGATGGCAATGGGAGcaatgcag aggatgtgaaTGCCAACCCCAACAAGCGTCAGAGACAGCCTGCTCTGCTGGGCGACCACCCTCCAGAGTACG GTGGTGGTTACCATGGCTACGACGAGAGCTATGGATCTCCGCCCTACGAGGGTCGGCGCATGGGTCCCCCGATGAGAGGCCGCGGGGGGAGAAGCTACGGGCCCGGCTACggacctcctccccctcctcctggaGAGTACGGCGGCCACGCTGAGTCTCCAGTCGTCATGTTGTATGGACTGGACCCAACCAAGATGAACGCCGACCGTGTCTTCAATATCTTCTGTCTCTATGGAAACGTGGAGCGG GTGAAGTTCATGAAGAGTAAGCCCGGTGCCGCCATGGTGGAGATGGGAGACTGCTACGCTGTGGATCGCGCCATCAGTCACCTCAACAACAACTTCCTCTTCGGACAGAGAATGAACGTGTG CGTGTCCAAGCAGCAAGCCATCGTTCCCGGTCAGTGTTACGAGCTGGAGGACGGCACAAGTAGTTTCAAAGACTTCCACGGCTCCAGGAACAACCGGTTCACCTCCCCAGAACAGGCGGCCAAGAACCGCATCCAGCACCCGAGCAACGTGTTGCACTTCTTCAACGCCCAGCCCGACGTCACGCCAGAGGTTTTCTCTCAG ATTTGTGAAGAGATCGGTATCAAGTGTCCCGTCAACGTCAAAATGTTCACAGGAAAGA GTGGCGCAGCTCCCAGTGACCGCAGCGCTTCAGGTCTGTTAGAGTGGGAGTCCATCAATGATGCCATGGAGGCTCTGGCCATGATGAACCACTACCAGATGAAAAACGCAG CTGGTCCGTACCCGTACACCCTCAAACTGTGCTTCTCCACCGTTCAGCACGCCAACTGA
- the LOC119032411 gene encoding heterogeneous nuclear ribonucleoprotein L-like isoform X4: MATAASRYYSEDGRATKRQKTDGMATGYEDPHKTLPSVVVHVRGLVDGVTEADLVEALQEFGAISYVVVMPKKRQALVEYEDMNGSSTAVTYAADNQVYIAGHPAFINYSTSQKISRPGDSDDSRSVNNVLLLTIMNPIYPITTDVLYTICNNCGPVQRIVIFRKNGVQAMVEFDSVQSAQRAKASLNGADIYSGCCTLKIEYAKPTRLNVFKNDQDTWDYTNPNLGGPEDVNANPNKRQRQPALLGDHPPEYGGGYHGYDESYGSPPYEGRRMGPPMRGRGGRSYGPGYGPPPPPPGEYGGHAESPVVMLYGLDPTKMNADRVFNIFCLYGNVERVKFMKSKPGAAMVEMGDCYAVDRAISHLNNNFLFGQRMNVCVSKQQAIVPGQCYELEDGTSSFKDFHGSRNNRFTSPEQAAKNRIQHPSNVLHFFNAQPDVTPEVFSQICEEIGIKCPVNVKMFTGKSGAAPSDRSASGLLEWESINDAMEALAMMNHYQMKNAAGPYPYTLKLCFSTVQHAN; this comes from the exons ATGGCTACCGCAGCGAGCCGTTACTACAGCGAAGACGGCAGGGCAACGAAACGACAGAAAACCGACGGAATGGCCACG GGATATGAGGATCCACACAAGACCCTTCCTTCTGTGGTGGTCCATGTCCGGGGGCTGGTGGACGGTGTCACGGAGGCCGACCTTGTGGAGGCCTTGCAGGAATTTGGAGCGATcag ctATGTGGTGGTGATGCCCAAAAAGCGCCAGGCCCTGGTGGAGTACGAAGACATGAACGGATCGTCCACAGCTGTAACCTATGCTGCAGACAACCAAGTCTACATCGCCGGTCACCCAGCCTTCATCAACTACTCAACTAGCCAGAAGATCTCCAGGCCAGGAGACTCGGATGACTCCAGAAGTGTTAACAATGTTCTCCTGCTCACCATCATGAACCCCATCTACCCCATCACCACG GATGTCCTCTACACTATCTGCAACAACTGTGGGCCTGTCCAGAGAATCGTCATCTTCAGGAAGAACGGCGTCCAGGCCATGGTTGA ATTTGACTCTGTGCAAAGCGCCCAGCGGGCCAAGGCCTCCCTGAACGGTGCCGACATCTACTCTGGCTGCTGCACGCTGAAGATCGAGTATGCAAAG CCCACCCGTCTGAATGTGTTCAAGAATGACCAAGACACTTGGGACTACACAAACCCTAACCTAGGAGGACCAG aggatgtgaaTGCCAACCCCAACAAGCGTCAGAGACAGCCTGCTCTGCTGGGCGACCACCCTCCAGAGTACG GTGGTGGTTACCATGGCTACGACGAGAGCTATGGATCTCCGCCCTACGAGGGTCGGCGCATGGGTCCCCCGATGAGAGGCCGCGGGGGGAGAAGCTACGGGCCCGGCTACggacctcctccccctcctcctggaGAGTACGGCGGCCACGCTGAGTCTCCAGTCGTCATGTTGTATGGACTGGACCCAACCAAGATGAACGCCGACCGTGTCTTCAATATCTTCTGTCTCTATGGAAACGTGGAGCGG GTGAAGTTCATGAAGAGTAAGCCCGGTGCCGCCATGGTGGAGATGGGAGACTGCTACGCTGTGGATCGCGCCATCAGTCACCTCAACAACAACTTCCTCTTCGGACAGAGAATGAACGTGTG CGTGTCCAAGCAGCAAGCCATCGTTCCCGGTCAGTGTTACGAGCTGGAGGACGGCACAAGTAGTTTCAAAGACTTCCACGGCTCCAGGAACAACCGGTTCACCTCCCCAGAACAGGCGGCCAAGAACCGCATCCAGCACCCGAGCAACGTGTTGCACTTCTTCAACGCCCAGCCCGACGTCACGCCAGAGGTTTTCTCTCAG ATTTGTGAAGAGATCGGTATCAAGTGTCCCGTCAACGTCAAAATGTTCACAGGAAAGA GTGGCGCAGCTCCCAGTGACCGCAGCGCTTCAGGTCTGTTAGAGTGGGAGTCCATCAATGATGCCATGGAGGCTCTGGCCATGATGAACCACTACCAGATGAAAAACGCAG CTGGTCCGTACCCGTACACCCTCAAACTGTGCTTCTCCACCGTTCAGCACGCCAACTGA